From a single Osmerus mordax isolate fOsmMor3 chromosome 6, fOsmMor3.pri, whole genome shotgun sequence genomic region:
- the LOC136943969 gene encoding F-actin-uncapping protein LRRC16A-like, producing MSEEVSDVPKELLDSVKDAVGRKIKLSVKKRVKLESKGDKMENRVLALASHRAYLLTARIPTKIEQSFNYLEIQGISCNKPAQLVVEHERGVLSLKMVSTEEVNEVVAHIGSCLQRICPDLSPVKVMKKLTMEPSERISGLQALWETQKLADPGPCGGFSQMYRCVCDWLGLPYKEEVQWDVDTIYLTQDTRELNLQDFSHLENRDLVAIIAVLEYNQWFTKLSTKDSKLSADVCDQILKVVARSSRLEDLVLDNAGLKTDFAQKLAGALAHNPVSGLHTLSLANNPLEDRGISSLGAQFAKLRKGLKHLNFSKTSLSPKGVNSLAQSLSANPHISSSLTHLDLSGNTFRGDDMQNFYSFLAQPNSLVTLDLSNTDCSLDQVCSALLRGSTQHLSILNVSKSVFPHRKGKDAPPSFKHFFSSAMALSCISLSGTKLPPEALKALLLGLASNPNLKEVSLDISCCELRSGGSQIMEGCIAEIPNISSLDISDNGLDSDLSTLLVWLAKNRSIRHLALGKNFNNIKSKNLAPVLDNLVHMIQEEESPLTSLSLADSKLKTDLTIVLNALGSNSSLTKLDISGNAMGDMGAKMLAKALQINTKLRTVIWDKNNSSPQGLQDVAAALEKNYTLRFMPIPIVDASQALKTSPEKTEDALLKIEHCLYRNHETRKYQQEQAYRLQQGIVTTTTQQMIDRICVKVQDHLNSLRNSETDAILEDVKVAENLMKDARNSKTLLPNLYHLGVASREEVNGASVGPIQEKLESMAGEVARVMDEQLQSLLESMVDAAEGLCPHVMRRTDLRQDLITASTAKMVVPRSFVRDTLLEQSGVDIINKISEVKLSLASFLSDRIVDEILEALSGSQHTLADHLVLRGRPLVKQGSVDLEVPEERVPKRGSTELLEAERLDDLETCMMTPKSKRKSIHSRMLRPVSRAFEMEFDLDKALEDVPVHVEDPPTSVAPPRQEKRRSGASASVTELPSEESKKLQHFTKLRPRRNKNKTTQSSKSPQITSTPSQDGEQNGLMGRVDEGVEEFFSKKVTKMDSKRSLKNQDSQDGEKKKKGGFLNLIKSRSSKSDKNQASAPASVPAPSPAPAPVAAVPEEPSSPRGVLKSPTPELPKPKESRGDTKVESKQESRAEGRGGGRGESRDDGKGEGSSQPTDYSSSSDRSEELRTPDSMDEPWEGGEGRGSPQGGRRYGVQVMGSGLLAEMKAKQERRAAGSHKGQDQPASPDSSGTAKPPPPESRSPSGSIRTEARVSPERPPTRGADARPEAASRVRSPSSMTGHASPKPPPPQGAKPSLAARPSIPQKPRTSSTRSIDESSGLKRAPSEKEGPCSPLLGSSASKTSPAKEVDQVGDTSVFDSDQEVELPVARVRHSPQSSCSTASAEEVGEHESRKSLPRPGRSASVSDPAQRSSPSRTTSNDHKTTELSPKPDRKDRGPGRKTSDSGEEADKDFIFI from the exons ATTGAGCAGAGCTTCAATTACCTGGAGATTCAGGGAATCTCCTGTAACAAGCCCGCACAG CTGGTGGTGGAGCATGAGCGGGGAGTCCTATCCCTCAAGATGGTGTCCACGGAGGAGGTCAATGAGGTGGTGGCCCACATAGGCAGCTGTCTGCAGAGGATATGTCCTGACCTGTCCCCAGT TAAGGTGATGAAGAAGCTGACCATGGAACCCTCAGAGAGGATCTCCGGTCTGCAAGCCCTCTGGGAGACCCAGAAACTGGCCGACCCTGGACCCTGCG gtGGCTTCTCCCagatgtacaggtgtgtgtgtgactggttggGACTGCCTTACAAGGAGGAAGTGCAGTGG GATGTGGACACCATTTATCTGACTCAGGACACGCGGGAGCTGAACCTTCAGGACTTTAGTCATCTGGAAAATAG GGACTTGGTGGCCATTATCGCAGTTCTGGAGTATAACCAGTGGTTCACAAAGCTGTCCACCAAGGACTCTAAACTG tcgGCGGACGTGTGTGACCAGATCCTGAAGGTGGTGGCACGGTCCAGCCGTCTGGAGGACTTGGTTCTGGACAACGCAGGACTGAAAAC GGATTTTGCTCAGAAGCTGGCTGGTGCTCTGGCCCACAACCCTGTCTCAGGTCTGCACACCCTAAGCCTGGCCAACAACCCCCTGGAGGACAGAG GTATCTCTTCCTTGGGAGCACAGTTTGCCAAACTTCGTAAGGGGCTCAAGCATTTGAACTTCTCCAAAACGTCATTGTCACCCAAAG GGGTGAACAGCCTCGCCCAGTCACTGAGTGCCAACCCTCACATCTCCAGCAGCCTCACCCACCTCGACCTCTCAGGGAACACCTTCCGCGGCGACGACATGCAG AATTTCTACAGTTTCCTGGCCCAACCCAACAGCCTGGTGACCCTTGACCTGTCCAACACTGACTGCTCATTGGACCAG GTGTGTTCAGCTCTGCTCAGAGGGTCCACCCagcatctctccatcctcaacGTGTCAAAAAGTGTCTTCCCCCACAG gAAGGGCAAAGATGCGCCTCCCTCCTTCAAGCACTTCTTCAGTAGTGCCATGGCTCTCAGCTGCATCAGCCTGTCAGGAACCAAGCTGCCCCCGGAGGCCTTGAA ggcTCTACTGCTAGGACTGGCCAGTAACCCCAACTTGAAGGAAGTGTCTTTAGACATCAGCTGCTGTGAG ctgCGGTCTGGAGGCTCTCAGATCATGGAGGGCTGCATCGCTGAGATCCCCAACATCTCCAGCCTGGACATCTCAGACAACG GCCTGGACTCGGACCTGTCCACTCTGCTGGTGTGGCTGGCCAAGAACCGCTCCATCCGACACCTCGCCCTGGGCAAGAACTTCAACAACATCAAGTCCAA GAACCTGGCTCCTGTATTGGACAATCTGGTCCACATGATACAGGAGGAGGAGTCG cccctgaccTCCCTGTCCCTGGCCGATTCCAAGCTGAAGACAGACCTGACCATCGTGCTCAACGCCCTGGGCAGCAACAGCAGTCTGACCAAGCTGGACATCAGTGGCAACGCCATGGGAGACATGGGGGCCAAGATGCTGGCCAAGGCCCTGCAGATCAACACCAAGCTCAG gaCGGTCATCTGGGACAAGAACAACAGTAGCCCTCAGGGCCTGCAGGACGTAGCAGCAGCATTGGAGAA GAACTACACTCTCCGCTTCATGCCCATCCCCATTGTGGATGCCTCCCAGGCCCTGAAGACCAGCCCAGAGAAGACTGAGGATGCACTGCTTAAG ATAGAGCACTGCCTGTACAGGAACCACGAGACCAGGAAGTACCAGCAAGAACAGGCCTATCGGCTGCAGCAGGGCATCGTTACGACGACCACCCAGCAG ATGATTGACAGGATCTGTGTGAAGGTCCAGGACCACCTGAACTCTCTGAGGAACTCGGAGacggacgccatcttggaagacgtCAAGGTGGCAGAGAACCTCATGAAGGATGCCAGGAACTCCAAGACG CTGCTGCCCAACCTCTACCACCTGGGCGTGGCCTCCAGGGAGGAGGTCAACGGAGCCTCCGTCGGACCAATCCAGGAGAAGCTGGAGTCCATGGCAGGAGAGGTCGCCAGGGTCATGGACGAACAGCTCCAG agccTGCTGGAGTCCATGGTGGACGCGGCCGAGGGCCTCTGCCCCCACGTGATGAGGAGGACCGACCTGAGGCAGGACCTGATCACAGCCAGCACCGCCAAGATGGTGGTCCCTCGCAGCTTCGTCAGGGACACCCTGCTGGAGCAGTCCGGCGTTGACATCATCAACAAGATCAG TGAGGTGAAGCTGAGTCTAGCTTCCTTCTTGTCAGACCGCATCGTGGATGAGATCCTGGAAGCACTTTCTGGCTCCCAGCACACACTg gCGGATCACCTGGTACTGCGAGGCCGGCCCCTGGTCAAGCAGGGCTCTGTGGACCTGGAAGTGCCCGAGGAGAGAGTTCCCAAACGGGGCTCCACAGAGCTGCTGGAGGCGGAGAGGCTGGACGACCTGGAGACCTGCATG ATGACACCCAAGTCCAAAAGGAAAAGCATTCACAGCCGAATGCTCCGACCGGTGTCTCGTGCCTTCG AGATGGAGTTTGACCTGGACAAGGCCCTGGAGGATGTTCCTGTGCATGTGGAGGACCCGCCCACCTCCGTGGCCCCGCCcaggcaggagaagaggaggtcgGGGGCGTCGGCCTCCGTGACGGAGCTGCCCTCTGAGGAGAGCAAGAAGCTTCAGCACTTTACCAAGCTGAGGCCACGCAGGAACAAGAACAAGACCACACAGTCCAGCAAGAGCCCT caaATCACCAGCACCCCATCACAGGACGGGGAGCAGAACGGCCTCATGGGAAGGGTCGACGAGGGCGTGGAGGAATTCTTCTCCAAGAAGGTCACCAAAATGGACTCCAA GCGCTCCCTGAAGAACCAGGACTCtcaggatggagagaagaaaaagaaaggtgGCTTCCTCAACCTCATCAAGTCCCGCTCCTCCAAGTCTGACAAGAACCAGGCCTCAGCCCCAGCTTctgtcccagccccctctccagccccagcccctgtgGCTGCAGTACCAGAagagccctcctcccctcgggGGGTGCTAAAGAGCCCGACACCCGAGCTGCCCAAGCCTAAGGAGAGTAGGGGGGACACCAAGGTGGAGAGTAAACAGGAGAGCAGGGCGGAGggcagaggtgggggcaggggggagagcagggatgaCGGTAAGGGGGAGGGCAGTAGCCAGCCCACGGACTACAGCAGCAGCTCTGACCGCTCGGAGGAGCTGCGGACGCCGGACTCCATGGATGAGCCCTGGGAGGGCGGCGAGGGGCGGGGCAGCCCCCAGGGAGGCCGGCGCTACGGGGTGCAGGTGATGGGCAGCGGCCTGCTGGCAGAGATGAAGGccaagcaggagaggagagctgcaGGGTCACACAAG GGTCaggaccagccagccagcccagacAGCAGTGGGACAG CTAAGCCCCCCCCACCAGAGAGCAGGTCTCCCAGTGGCTCCATCAGGACAGAGGCGAGGGTGTCCCCTGAGAGGCCTCCCACTCGTGGGGCCGATGCCCGTCCAGAGGCAGCCTCCAGAGTCCGGAGCCCCTCCTCCATGACGGGCCATGCCAGccccaaacccccacccccccaggggGCCAAGCCCAGCCTGGCTGCCCGGCCCTCCATCCCCCAGAAACCCCGCACCAGCAGCACTAGGAGCATAG ACGAGTCCTCTGGCCTCAAGAGGGCGCCGTCGGAGAAGGAGGGTCCTTGCAGCCCCCTCCTGGGTAGCTCGGCGAGTAAGACCAGCCCAGCAAAAGAAG TAGACCAGGTGGGAGACACTAGCGTATTTGATTCCGACCAGGAAGTGGAGCTACCTGTGGCCAGGGTCCGACACTCCCCACAATCATCCTGCAGCACTGCCTCCGCAGAGGAAGTGGGCGAGCATGAAAGCAGGAAGTCCCTCCCCCGGCCTG